Genomic segment of Candidatus Bathyarchaeia archaeon:
AATATGACAGTAGCGTCTATTAAAACGCGTGGGCGGTCTCCGCGAATCTTCGTTAACATGATCAGTAGAAGCGTGTAAATCACGGCGACCACACCTATTCGGGTTTCTGGAAACGCGTTCACAGTGAAGAAGTGTCCGAAAAACCAAGTGAACTCCCGGTTTCCGCCTACCGGCAACTCCATCAACAAGGCGATGAACCTTCCCTGAAATTTCGCGATGAAGGGCAGGGCCGCCGCCACGAACCCAGCGGAGAAACCCGCCAGGACGCGGGTCGTCCGCCTCCACCCGCCTCGCCTCCACGTCGAAATCAGGAAGAACGGTAAAAACACCGCTGGGTAAAACCGGGCGAAAGCGCCTACCGCTAAGGACAGCCCGGAGAAAACATCTCTCCTCTTAAGATACAGGTACATGGCGAGGGTGAGGAAGAAAGCGGACACAACGTCTATCGTCCCATCCATTTCAATCGATAAGGTCAAATAAGGGTTAAACAACCACAGCGCTAGACCAAACACCGCCTCCCGCCTCTTACCTCCCAGCTCTAAGATGGATTTGTACACGACCCAGCCGGTTAATAGGTCGAATAAGATGATCGGCGATTTTAAGGCTAGAATGTAGCCGACCACTCCTGGTGTGGGGCTACTCATGGTAAACTCTAACGCTTTAATGGGCGAAACATGCTCTACTGGAAGCCACATCCAAATCCGATAGAATATGTTCATCAAGTATCCGCTGAACGTGTAGGGGCCGTTAAAGTAGATTCCCATACGTGTGAAGGAGGCCATGAGCGATAGGTTCTTGAAGTCCACCGAAAAGGTAGTGGCTGAGCATAGGGTCTTCACAGCCAAGGCTGAAAGGATTAAAGCGACCAGCCTTGCCCGGGACGTGGATTCAAGCGAGTGAACCACGCTCCAACCGCCTCAGGAGGCTTAAAAGCCTTGGGGAGCCTTGAATCAGCAGTCTACCCGCTTGGTATAGGCTTACGGCGGTGAAGGCTGAGCGTAACAATGGCTCCAACACCAGCTTCACCACCACATGGGATGACCAGATTTGAAGCATCCCGGAGGCCGTTTTCATCCACTTAAAATATATTGGCACGAAGAATAGGGTTTTCGTATAGCTGAAGTCGAAGGCCGACAGCTCGAAGAGAAACGCCAGAAAGATAAGGCCCAAGTACACACGTCTACTCTCACTGGAAACGTGAGTGTGCAACGTCATGAAGGCGATGAGGACTAATAAGTAACTGGGCCACCAGTTTAGGAAGGCGAAGTATACGAGTAGAAAGCCCATTAAGGCCGGAAGAACCTCGCCTTCACTTCGACCCCAGTATCGATGTATTAGAAAACCGTAGATGAAGGCGGCCATGGTGGCCAAGCCGATCCTCGAGTCGTATGGGGTTAACATAAACTCTGAGACGTGGAAGGTGATGGGTGAATAGTTTAGCAGGGAGTAGAGGGGGTCAACCCCCATTCTCCAAACCCAGTAGAAGTACAATCCCGCCCCAACCGTAGAAGCGATCAATACGGGTCCTCGGCGTTTCCAACCATTCTGAAAGATGAGGAGGATGGGCGAGATTAAAACGGGGTAAAGTTTAACCCCGACACCGGCGAACAGCGAGGCAACCCCCAGCGTAGGTCGTTTGAACCGAGACGTTGTGTAAAGGAAAAAGGTTAGAACCATGAGGGTAACGGGTAAAACGTCCATCGATCCCCCCATCTCAACGACCAATGTTACGTAGGGGTTAAGCACCCATAGGGCCAGGGTTCTCGGCCAATCCATCGAACCAAGCTTCCGGGCGTAAAGGGATAAAACCGCTCCACACGCCAGGTCGAAGACTAAGAGGGGTAGCTTGAGGAGGAATACGAGGAAGGAGCCTTCAAGCCCCAGAGGGGGTGCTTCACCCCTAAGCAGGGCTTCCGCAACCCCGGTGTGATCTAACGGAAGCCTCAACCATAAACGGTAGAATAGGCTTAAAAACCAAACCCATGGAGCCGTGTGGTATCCTACTCCCTTAAGACTGTAGTTAACCGCCTTGAAGGTTTGGGTGAAGTCGAACCCCCAAGGGGTTATGGTCATCAATGTAAGCTTTAACGCCAAGCCCACGGTTAAGAGGAGGCTCCATCGCTTGTTCCCCACAAAGCTCAACCCCCAGAAATAAGGCATGGGTGAAGAATATAAAAAGTTAAGCACCTTGAAACCTGTCTTTCAACGGCGTGAACTTGATCGCCGCCGGGAGCTCAAGGGGAATCGCTTATATACCTTAACATCGCAACTATGGGTTGTATGTATGTGAATGGGCTAGCATTCAACCCCGATCAGTTTAAGCGGTCTACGGGCTTAAACAGTGGCCTCAACATCGAACCTAAAACTTATATTCGAAAACTCAGCCTCCGAGATGTAGGTTTAAATGGCTGACATATGCGCTGTATGTGGCCTTCCGAAGGATCTCTGCGTCTGCGAAACCATCAGCATGGAGCAACAATACATTAAGGTGCGGTTGGAAACCAGGAAATGGGGCAAACCCACAACTGTCATCGAGGGATTCGACCCTAAAACCGTGAACCTCAGCGACCTAGCTACCAAGCTAAAGTCAACGTGCGCGTGCGGTGGAACCGCTAAAAACAACATTATACTCCTCCAAGGAGACCACAGGGATAAGGTTAAGAAGCTTCTTGTTCAACACGGATTTCCTGAAAGGATTATTGAAGTACACTGAGCGCCGCCATGATGGGCAAACTGATTCAAACCTTGAGAAGGTTAAGGAGTGGAAAACGGTTCGTCGCTCTCTGCCCGCGATGCCGAAGCGAAGAAATTCGTCAAGCAACCAGCTTGAACGGCTGGCTAACCCCGCCGAGATATTTTTGTCCTAAATGCGGGTACATGGGCACGTTGATAATCGAGCAGGAAAGGTGAGGGGCCAGACGCCTTACTGCTATTTAAGCTTTGAGCCGCATCGATGGCAGTAGACGGCTAGGCTGCTTACATCGCCTCCGCAGCGACCACACTTTACCATCCTAGAATTGCCCAACGGATTCGCGCCAAGTCTACTCCCACCGTTCGTGGATCGGCCGCCTCTGAAGAGCCTACCGGACCTAAGAAACAGGTTTAACTCCCAGTTCGCCTTCGCTAAACGATCTCTGAACCCCATATTTCGACCCCTCCACCAGGGTAACGTCGAGATAATATTGACTTTATTTCAATCGACCTTTAAATCGCGGGTGGATAGACTTTGCCGCCTAAACCAATCCTTATAAAATGACCGCTATGTAGAGTTAGACTAAATATTCCAAGGGATTTTTCTGTCTGTTAACTGTAAAAAAAGGGGTTTTAGGGGTTTGTACTCCCCCTTTAGCGGCCTCAACCCGCCTTGGCGTACGGTGAAACGCTGGCCCAGGTTTGAATGATTGAATCGTGTTTGGCGGCCAATTCATCTAAGGCTGCTTTGACATTTGTGACTTGGCCTGCGAAGATCGCGTTCAACGTTTCGCCTTCGGTCAGCATTAGCTCATTGTATACTGGGACGTTCCAGAAGTCTTTTTGAATTCCAATCGTGTCTCTTACAGCCCTGTTCCAGTCAGCCGCGTTGATGAACCTGTCGGTGCGGAGGATTCTCAGCGAGGCCACGCCTCCTCCTCCATCAGACCACTTCCACTGCTGCTCCTCTTCAAACCAGTATATGAAGAAGGCTAAGGCCTCATCCTTATACTTTGAATAGGCGCTAACGCACATCGGCTGACCGACGAGTTGCGTAACCTTATAATACTTCCCATCGGCGTATGGGCCGTGATCACGAACCATGCCAGGCCACATCGTGGTATGGACGACATCGGATACCTTGGATTTAGTGGGATCGTAGAGTGGAGCCATGAAGCCCACCGCGTTAATGGACATGGCCACCTTCCCCTGAGCCATCGCCGTTACGGCTTCGTCGAACCAGTAGTTTTCCGCTCCTGGAGGCTCGAAGGGCCTTAGGGAGGCGTACCATTCCGCGGCTTCTACGGCGAGGTCGCTGTTAATCCATCCTGAGGCCTTAAAGTCCGGTGGACCTGACCATATGTCTCCACCCATGCTCCACAAGTAGGCGTGGAACTGATACGCGCTGGAATCGTACTTCGCGTTCCATGTCGTAGTCCCGTAGAAGTCCTCGGTCAACGTTTCGCCGGCCAACTTTTGACCCGCCTTCCTTGTGAAGAACTCGGCGAAGTCTCTGAACTGGATCCAAGTAACCCAGTTCAACCAGTCATCATAAGTTTGAGGTAGATCGTACCCGTATCTGGCTTTGAAGGCGGCCCTTTCCTCTGGATGGGTGAACAGGTCGACTCTCCAGTTTAAGGCCATAACGTCCGCTTCATGAGGTAGACCGAAATACTGGGCGGTGTCCAATTGTAGGTCTCCAGCCGCGAACTTCTCTTCGTCGAATCTCCATACGGGATATGTGCAGAAGTATTTTATGAGCTTAGGTGGAAAGTCCCTCATGTCTATTTCCTTTCCTTGATGCGCCTTAATCCAGTCGTTTAGCTTAATGATGTGTCCGCCTTCAGCGAATTCTCCGACAAACTGACTGTCGGAGATCACCAGGTCGAAGTCGCTTCCTTTCGCCGCGAACACTGTGGCTAACCTGTCATGGTATGTGCCCCATGGGTTAAGGTCCATTTTCACCGTTACCCTGTAACCTAGTTTTTTCTCACTCCAGTCCGCGAAGCCTTTAGCGATCTCACCCGTTAACGACCCTGGCAACCACTCAGGGCTCGCGAAGACCAGAGTTACCGGGCCCTTCTTCGGGGTGATGGTAGTGTAATAGTAGACGCCGGCGATGATGGCGATGGCGATGATGATTATGGCCGCGGCGGCTTGGGCCTTTGTGATGGCGGATTTGCTGGTGAG
This window contains:
- a CDS encoding translation initiation factor, whose translation is MADICAVCGLPKDLCVCETISMEQQYIKVRLETRKWGKPTTVIEGFDPKTVNLSDLATKLKSTCACGGTAKNNIILLQGDHRDKVKKLLVQHGFPERIIEVH
- a CDS encoding extracellular solute-binding protein; translation: MFLKRFLTSKSAITKAQAAAAIIIIAIAIIAGVYYYTTITPKKGPVTLVFASPEWLPGSLTGEIAKGFADWSEKKLGYRVTVKMDLNPWGTYHDRLATVFAAKGSDFDLVISDSQFVGEFAEGGHIIKLNDWIKAHQGKEIDMRDFPPKLIKYFCTYPVWRFDEEKFAAGDLQLDTAQYFGLPHEADVMALNWRVDLFTHPEERAAFKARYGYDLPQTYDDWLNWVTWIQFRDFAEFFTRKAGQKLAGETLTEDFYGTTTWNAKYDSSAYQFHAYLWSMGGDIWSGPPDFKASGWINSDLAVEAAEWYASLRPFEPPGAENYWFDEAVTAMAQGKVAMSINAVGFMAPLYDPTKSKVSDVVHTTMWPGMVRDHGPYADGKYYKVTQLVGQPMCVSAYSKYKDEALAFFIYWFEEEQQWKWSDGGGGVASLRILRTDRFINAADWNRAVRDTIGIQKDFWNVPVYNELMLTEGETLNAIFAGQVTNVKAALDELAAKHDSIIQTWASVSPYAKAG